A stretch of DNA from Desulfobacterales bacterium:
GCGATGCCGGTATGCACCTCCAGGTCCAGGGTTTTCAAATAGCGCGTTACGTAGTCGGCGGTTTTCTTTTCGGTGTAGGCCGTTTCCGGAATCAGGTGCAGATCGCGGCGCATTTTGACAACCAAATCCTTGGTTTTGCGGATGTCTTTTTTAAGATCCATTATAAAAAAGCTCCTGTAAATGGGGTTTGGCGCAATAGACCACTTAAAGACGGATGGTCTCTTTCTTCATACACAACCCTTGCGGTCCGATCAACGCTTAAGAACGAGAGAGGTTGCTGGACAGATTGACTGCTCAAGGGGTTGGCTGGTTTATTGGGCAGACAGCCCAAAAAAAAGACAGCCCCTGGATCCGGGCTGTCTTTTTAGGCCATTGGGAGGCGTATTGCGATGGCTTTATTTTTGAAAAAACATCCTGAATTTTATACCGGCGCCTTCATATGAGGTTCGAACAATCTCGCCGTTGGCCATGATTGTCTTATGCACGCCGGGAAAATCAAATTTGATGGCGATCTCCTGCCCGACAAATAGCCGCTGCTTGGTGTCAAGGAACACACCGCCCGAACTGATATTGTTAATGGGGGCCTGAAAGTCACCCTCCATGGTCTGGCAGTCGGCAACTACCAGCCGGCGGCTGTTGACGCTTTTGCGGGCATCTTTTCTTCTTTCGATATTTTCGATTTGGGCATTTGGAATAAAGTTGCTGTACA
This window harbors:
- a CDS encoding PilZ domain-containing protein, giving the protein MYSNFIPNAQIENIERRKDARKSVNSRRLVVADCQTMEGDFQAPINNISSGGVFLDTKQRLFVGQEIAIKFDFPGVHKTIMANGEIVRTSYEGAGIKFRMFFQK